The following are encoded together in the Theileria orientalis strain Shintoku DNA, chromosome 1, complete genome genome:
- a CDS encoding uncharacterized protein (3'5'-cyclic nucleotide phosphodiesterase domain containing protein) yields MSDSVLEINDSIASDSCEGDKFQKRGIHRADSSEPRSTNIHVLGSTDIGIFGYRFKGPENFTNHSNAELLNSEILHYIEHRRSSLNRINSKDSKGSYFGNSPGLHEMSKFPLKFNSFSMEMLFSLNLNEWMLRRMPFVSLLILVMTLTLWPLCAIVFKKSGLWKGKYYILVLFHVTMAVTSVLALFPLIGLYKRFRSLTEKLCYLSLGLINFIWGCWLLLSSYVIENIPSDVPARDVITPREGIKALTYFYSILLIAVVDSFIPTRVLRVFTFILIILTLYFGSYSSELQTRVSFYNWLSTTRKIDVLERDIAEAKSPDKSFTPAEYMLITMRRCIKIANRTIDAAGNMFPEITGSLNHMCKAMKTCMNQLTNNPNLYYIPHSQIYKSLGDEADIVETYISSYFEPATSTTPLVATWSVNMKFLESAESKFVRLSDSNRYSVSCDIRFSQYLGTVTKVESTVNLFQLLNDWNFSILGHFREAKQPFISLAYSLLQDFQAQHGVPQTTMLNFLSVVEGLYRDVSYHNCMHGIFVAQKLCCLANFVGVYEQMSALDRAILVVAAMCHDIGHPGKTNSFFVNSGHDIANLFNDKAVLENFHSCLTFKVLKMEECNIFSFLKRDELRQVRRRIIDLILATDMEDHFESISRFRLKRISRDFNVGDELWSICKMLIKASDLGSTCITWDLSYEWAQRLLCEFYSQGDLEKSLDLPVSALCDSTRHRDVPKAQSGFLSLVVAPLYEELSKIPHHPNSHKAKPLLLSGELSESSRAYDHNDVDASGHAGEDAMPNNQDSDSFHFVELVTGNIDSHHALNVDDLDYDEYGNRRSLSRVHCSNRVYDVCIVQLKKNIERWEQMADLGEALPVDHFANEDVSLDVHLAIHT; encoded by the exons ATGTCGGATTCCGTACTAGAAATCAATGATTCTATTGCTTCCGACAGTTGTGAAGGGGACAAATTTCAGAAACGGGGAATTCATAGAGCCGATTCCTCGGAACCCCGCAGTACCAACATACATGTTTTGGGTTCTACCGATATAGGAATATTCGGGTACAGGTTCAAGGGTCCCGAGAATTTTACTAATCATTCTAATGCAGAGCTTTTGAATTCGGAGATTTTGCATTATATTGAGCATAGAC GTTCCTCTTTGAATCGTATTAATTCCAAAGATTCCAAGGGCAGTTATTTCGGCAACTCCCCTGGCCTCCACGAGATGTCGAAATTTCCTCTCAAGTTTAACAGTTTTTCAATGGAAATGTTGTTTTCTCTCAATTTAAACGAGTGGATGTTGAGAAGGATGCCGTTTGTTTCCCTTTTGATCCTAGTTATGACTCTCACTTTGTGGCCGCTGTGTGCAATCGTCTTTAAAAAATCAG GGCTGTGGAAGGGCAAATACTATATCTTAGTTTTGTTCCACGTGACAATGGCCGTTACTTCAGTTCTGGCCTTGTTTCCTCTGATTGGCCTTTACAAGAGGTTTCGCAGTTTGACCGAGAAACTTTGCTACTTGTCTCTAGGACTG ATTAACTTCATTTGGGGATGTTGGTTGCTTTTATCGTCTTACGTTATTGAGAACATTCCCTCAGATGTACCCGCCCGTGACGTAATTACTCCCAGGGAGGGCATAAAGGCGTTGACTTACTTTTACAGCATCTTACTGATTGCAGTGGTTGATTCGTTTATACCCACGAG gGTGCTGAGAGTGTTTACGTTCATTTTGATCATCTTGACGTTGTATTTCGGCAGTTATAGTTCAGAGCTCCAGACGAGAGTATCCTTTTATAACTGGCTGAGCACCACGAGGAAGATCGATGTGCTCGAGAGGGACATCGCAGAGGCAAAGAGTCCAGACAAGTCGTTCACGCCCGCAGAGTATATGCTTATCACCATGAGGAGGTGCATCAAAATCGCCAATCGCACAATCGACGCAGCCGGCAACATGTTTCCCGAGATCACAGGATCCCTGAATCACATGTGCAAGGCAATGAAGACCTGCATGAACCAGTTGACGAATAACCCAAACCTGTACTACATTCCGCACTCGCAGATATACAAGAGCCTCGGAGACGAGGCAGACATCGTGGAGACGTACATTTCCAGTTATTTTGAGCCGGCTACATCCACTACGCCAC TCGTAGCTACGTGGAGTGTGAATATGAAATTTTTAGAATCTGCCGAGTCAAAGTTTGTTAGACTGTCGGATTCGAACCGCTATTCTGTGTCTTGTGACATCAGATTCAGCCAGTACCTGGGCACGGTTACGAAGGTCGAAAGCACCGTGAACCTGTTCCAGCTTCTGAACGACTGGAACTTCAGCATCTTAGGCCACTTCAGGGAGGCCAAACAGCCCTTTATATCGCTGGCGTACTCCCTGCTGCAGGATTTCCAGGCCCAGCACGGCGTGCCGCAGACCACCATGCTTAACTTCCTGAGCGTGGTGGAAGGGCTGTACAGAGACGTCTCGTACCACAACTGTATGCACGGCATTTTCGTGGCCCAGAAGCTCTGCTGCCTCGCAAACTTCGTCGGCGTCTACGAGCAGATGTCGGCCCTGGACAGGGCCATTCTCGTGGTCGCCGCAATGTGCCACGACATAGGCCACCCCGGAAAGACCAACTCCTTCTTCGTGAACTCAGGCCACGATATCGCAAATTTATTCAACGACAAGGCGGTTTTAGAGAATTTCCACTCCTGCCTTACCTTCAAGGTGCTGAAGATGGAGGAGTGCAACatcttcagcttcctcaaGCGGGACGAGCTGCGGCAGGTGCGTCGGAGGATCATCGACCTCATACTCGCAACTGACATGGAGGACCACTTCGAGTCAATTTCACGCTTCAG GCTGAAGAGGATCTCACGTGACTTCAATGTTGGCGACGAGCTCTGGAGCATCTGTAAGATGCTGATAAAGGCGTCCGATTTGGGGTCCACCTGCATAACCTGGGACCTCAGTTATGAGTGGGCCCAGCGCCTCCTGTGCGAGTTTTACTCCCAGGGTGATCTGGAGAAGAGTCTTGACCTTCCTGTGAGTGCCCTCTGCGACTCCACGAGGCACAGGGACGTCCCCAAGGCCCAGAGTGGCTTCCTAAGTCTCGTAGTTGCTCCCCTCTACGAGGAGCTGTCCAAAATACCAC ACCATCCAAACTCGCATAAGGCTAAGCCTTTGCTGCTCTCGGGCGAGCTGAGCGAGTCCTCCAGGGCCTACGACCACAACGACGTGGATGCCTCCGGCCATGCGGGCGAGGACGCGATGCCGAACAACCAGGACTCGGACAGCTTCCACTTCGTCGAGCTCGTGACCGGCAACATCGACTCCCACCACGCCCTAAACGTGGACGACCTGGACTACGACGAGTACGGGAACCGGCGTTCGCTCTCGCGCGTGCACTGCTCAAACCGCGTGTACGACGTCTGCATAGTCCAGCTCAAGAAGAACATTGAGCGCTGGGAGCAGATGGCCGACCTGGGCGAGGCTCTTCCCGTCGACCACTTCGCCAACGAGGACGTCAGCCTCGACGTGCACCTGGCCATTCACACCTAA
- a CDS encoding RNA-binding protein: MTDSATPSVNAKLFVGSVPTNVTEEQLKSELSKYGQLVSLFYMPDQTKQNNGWAFVTFETNENASDAIDALNGKVVFDGSSQGLEVVYASQRNMAETQPQPQPPKPQPSSSPLWQQFTTAEGVPYYYNVRTGQTQWQKPVEFTSTSATRTAGGGSSFGPPGANLFVFHVPANWNDIDLIEHFKHFGNVISARVQRDSAGRNRGFGFISYDNPQSAVVAIKNMNGFSVGGKYLKVQLKKGEEHYMHSDQYQVQPYGSQSQYGSSHVQSGSSTLTPKYQMHYNPY, translated from the exons ATGACAGATTCAGCAACCCCGTCAGTCAACGCTAAGCTGTTTGTTGGATCTGTACCTACGAATGTTACCGAG GAACAACTCAAGTCAGAACTATCTAAATACGGACAATTAGTATCCCTGTTTTATATGCCTGACCAGACGAAGCAAAATAATGGCTGGGCATTCGTAACATTTGAAACTAACGAAAACGCATCAGATGCAATAGACGCCTTAAACGGAAAAGTAGTATTCGAT GGCTCTAGTCAAGGATTGGAAGTGGTGTACGCATCGCAGCGTAATATGGCAGAAACGCAGCCACAGCCACAACCCCCAAAACCACAACCAAGCAGTTCACCACTGTGGCAGCAGTTTACAACAGCAGAAGGAGTGCCGTACTACTACAACGTAAGAACAGGTCAAACGCAGTGGCAGAAACCAGTGGAATTCACGAGCACGAGCGCCACAAGAACAGCAGGAGGAGGCTCGTCATTCGGACCGCCGGGAGCGAACCTATTCGTGTTCCACGTCCCAGCAAACTGGAACGACATAGACCTGATAGAGCACTTCAAGCACTTCGGAAACGTAATAAGCGCGAGAGTGCAGAGAGACTCAGCAGGAAGAAATAGAGGCTTCGGATTCATATCGTACGATAACCCGCAGAGCGCAGTCGTagcaataaaaaatatgaacgGGTTCAGCGTGGGAGgaaagtacctgaaggtACAGCTGAAAAAGGGAGAGGAGCATTATATGCACTCAGACCAGTACCAAGTGCAGCCATACGGCTCGCAGAGCCAGTACGGCTCGTCGCACGTGCAGTCAGGAAGCAGCACACTGACGCCGAAGTACCAAATGCATTACAACCCATACTGA
- a CDS encoding cell-cycle-control protein has protein sequence MKKRPHSPSKNGKNINVGLSRTGGVYIPPFKLQRLQREIEEDDSVEYQRQEWEKLKKRINSIVNKLTLTNIAELICELLECNLIRGRGLFARTWIRAQMASPGFTPIYASFLAVVNSKFPEVGELVLSRVILQFRRAYKRNDRIVCQSCVKCIAHLVNQKVAQDVMALQLLMILLENPTDDSVELSVNFIKEVGAFLLDSCKEGLDAIFERLRSILQSGSVDKKTQYTIEKLWDVRRKKFEEYPPTTEELDLVEEGDQFTHDIDFLDGSIAAQEHLNIFQPVTPEVYRAENAKWEGIKNSLLGIEDAGSDTSEDSEASSDDSEDEESDKKAGKDLVRITDSTEQDLINLRKTLYLCIMSSLNYEECVHKLLKLNIEEGREVEVCTMLIDCCAMERTFQQFYALQAERLCKIRPVYCSCFQECFSRQYSLIHRLETSKLRNVGKFFSHLLHSEAIPWTVLSVIRLTEEDTTSSARIFIKILLQDLSQNMGADVLCRRFYDEDLLPHLEGMFPTDHPKNIRFAINFLTAIGLSQLTSNLRKLL, from the coding sequence TTGAAAAAGAGACCACATTCACCAAGTAagaatggaaaaaatatcaatgtTGGTTTAAGTAGAACTGGAGGTGTTTACATCCCTCCTTTCAAGCTCCAGAGACTCCAACGTGAAATTGAAGAGGACGATTCCGTGGAGTACCAGCGCCAGGAGTGGGAAAAATTGAAGAAGCGCATCAACAGCATTGTAAACAAGCTGACCCTAACAAACATTGCGGAATTGATTTGTGAATTGCTCGAATGTAACCTGATTCGGGGTCGTGGCTTATTCGCCAGGACCTGGATTCGAGCCCAGATGGCCTCACCAGGGTTCACTCCCATCTACGCCTCGTTTTTGGCAGTCGTCAACTCCAAGTTCCCCGAAGTCGGGGAGCTCGTGCTGTCCAGAGTCATACTTCAGTTTCGCCGCGCATACAAGAGGAACGATCGCATAGTATGCCAGTCCTGTGTGAAGTGTATTGCCCACTTGGTGAACCAGAAGGTCGCCCAGGACGTTATGGCGTTGCAACTTCTGATGATTTTACTCGAGAACCCTACTGACGACTCAGTGGAGCTTTCAGTCAACTTCATTAAGGAGGTTGGAGCTTTCTTACTGGACTCGTGCAAGGAGGGGCTGGACGCAATTTTTGAGCGACTGAGATCAATTCTACAGTCAGGTAGCGTTGATAAGAAGACGCAGTACACAATTGAGAAGCTTTGGGACGTCAGACGCAAAAAGTTCGAGGAGTACCCGCCCACCACTGAGGAACTCGACTTGGTCGAGGAGGGCGACCAGTTTACCCACGACATAGACTTCCTGGACGGCTCCATCGCCGCTCAGGAGCACCTGAACATTTTCCAACCTGTCACTCCCGAGGTCTACAGAGCCGAGAACGCCAAATGGGAGGGGATAAAGAACTCTCTGCTGGGCATTGAGGACGCCGGCAGCGACACCAGCGAGGACTCCGAGGCCTCCTCCGATGACAGtgaggacgaggagtcTGACAAGAAGGCCGGCAAGGACCTCGTTAGGATCACCGACTCCACTGAGCAGGACTTAATCAACCTGAGGAAGACGCTCTACCTGTGCATCATGTCGTCCCTGAACTACGAGGAGTGCGTCCACAAACTGCTCAAGCTCAACATCGAGGAGGGCAGGGAGGTCGAGGTGTGCACCATGCTCATCGACTGCTGCGCCATGGAGCGGACCTTTCAGCAGTTCTACGCGCTCCAGGCCGAGCGCCTGTGCAAGATCAGGCCCGTGTACTGCAGCTGCTTTCAGGAGTGCTTCTCCAGGCAGTACAGCCTCATTCACCGACTCGAGACTTCGAAGCTTCGCAACGTTGGCAAGTTCTTTTCGCACCTTTTGCACTCCGAGGCCATTCCCTGGACCGTTCTTTCCGTCATTCGGCTCACTGAGGAGGACACCACTTCCAGCGCCAGGATCTTCATCAAGATTCTTCTTCAGGACCTTTCTCAGAACATGGGCGCTGACGTGCTTTGTCGCCGCTTTTACGACGAGGACCTTCTTCCTCACCTCGAGGGCATGTTTCCTACTGATCATCCCAAGAACATCAGGTTCGCCATTAACTTTTTAACTGCTATCGGTCTTTCTCAACTCACTAGCAATTTGAGGAAattactttaa